A single genomic interval of Zobellia nedashkovskayae harbors:
- the dgt gene encoding dGTP triphosphohydrolase, which yields MNWENLLSLKRQGDTHKRLRKEQDETRLGFEVDYDRIIFSSAFRSLQDKTQVIPLSKTDFVHTRLTHSLEVSVVGRSLGRIAGKKILEKHPFLSEIYGYKFNDFGAIVAAAALAHDIGNPPFGHSGEKAIGEYFITGNGKKYQSILSGKEFQDIVDFEGNANGFRLLSQSREGVTGGLRLSYATLGAFMKYPKESLPKKATKHIADKKFGFFQPDKEAFQNVAADLGLLQTRDGEDISFARHPLTFLVEAADDICYTIIDFEDGINLGLISEDYALEYLIKLVKNSINTKKYNSLKFKEDRLSYLRALAINTLISDAISVFIENEDKILNGTFQTSLLDQSAFKAQIEDIISLSVEKIYRSQEVIEKEIAGYKIISDILDVYTNALIRKKEDKASNYDALMLKTLPEFYRDTDNSVYHILLNICCYVASLSDSAAVHIHNKIMGKQL from the coding sequence ATGAACTGGGAAAATTTATTGTCTCTTAAACGTCAAGGTGATACGCACAAAAGACTACGAAAGGAGCAAGATGAAACAAGGTTAGGTTTTGAAGTAGATTATGATCGTATCATTTTTTCTAGTGCGTTTAGAAGTTTACAAGATAAGACCCAAGTTATACCCTTGTCAAAAACAGATTTTGTTCATACCCGTTTGACACATAGTTTAGAGGTTTCGGTTGTTGGAAGAAGCTTAGGACGTATTGCAGGAAAGAAAATTTTGGAAAAACATCCTTTTTTAAGTGAGATATATGGGTACAAGTTCAATGATTTTGGTGCTATTGTCGCCGCAGCCGCATTAGCTCATGATATTGGAAACCCACCTTTTGGTCATAGCGGTGAAAAGGCAATAGGTGAATACTTTATCACCGGAAACGGAAAAAAATATCAATCCATTCTATCTGGAAAGGAGTTTCAGGATATTGTAGATTTTGAAGGTAACGCCAATGGTTTTAGGTTATTATCCCAATCACGAGAAGGCGTGACAGGTGGTTTGCGATTAAGCTACGCTACTTTAGGCGCATTTATGAAGTACCCAAAAGAGTCCTTGCCTAAGAAAGCCACAAAACACATAGCTGATAAGAAATTTGGATTCTTTCAACCTGATAAAGAAGCTTTCCAAAATGTGGCAGCAGATTTGGGCCTTTTACAGACCAGAGATGGAGAAGACATCTCTTTTGCAAGACACCCGCTAACATTTTTGGTAGAGGCTGCAGATGATATTTGTTACACTATAATAGATTTTGAAGATGGTATTAACCTTGGGCTCATCTCTGAAGATTATGCTTTGGAGTACCTTATTAAATTAGTTAAAAATAGCATAAATACCAAAAAGTATAATTCTTTAAAATTTAAAGAAGATAGGCTTAGTTATTTACGGGCACTTGCTATAAATACTTTGATAAGCGATGCAATTTCTGTGTTCATTGAAAACGAAGATAAAATACTGAATGGTACTTTTCAAACCAGTTTGCTGGATCAAAGTGCTTTTAAAGCCCAGATTGAAGATATAATTTCTTTAAGTGTAGAAAAGATATACCGTTCTCAAGAAGTTATTGAAAAAGAGATTGCGGGCTATAAAATAATTTCTGATATATTGGATGTGTATACCAATGCCCTTATTCGCAAGAAAGAAGATAAAGCTTCTAATTATGATGCTTTAATGCTCAAAACGCTTCCTGAGTTCTATAGAGATACAGATAATTCTGTCTATCATATTTTATTGAATATCTGCTGCTATGTTGCAAGCCTTTCAGATAGTGCCGCAGTACATATTCATAATAAAATTATGGGTAAGCAGCTTTAA
- a CDS encoding amidohydrolase family protein, with amino-acid sequence MKILASFILILFLTNTLSAQENLLLKDFRPQSIYNTPETKITRAKYPVIDFHSHPDAKSEKELDEWIDTMKSHNIEKSIILTYSTGSRFDSIYDMYSKYGDQIEVWCGFDYTGYNEKGWTKKAVKELERCFAKGARGVGELGDKGLGLFYSKPSIAPGLHLDDPRLQPLLEKCGELGMPISVHVADPYWMYLPMDEKNDGLMNAYTWKVNTSEEGVLTHEELLSTLSNAVRNNKETTFIACHLANTSYDLTILGKLLDEHPNLYADISARYAEVAPVPRSTKAFFTKYKDRLVYGTDMGMAADMYQTTFRILESSDEHFYAWDYFSYHLPLNGLDLGDETLKKIYHETGKKLLKR; translated from the coding sequence ATGAAAATATTGGCGTCATTCATTCTAATCCTTTTTCTTACTAATACCTTGTCTGCGCAGGAGAACCTTCTCCTTAAAGATTTTAGACCTCAAAGCATTTACAATACTCCTGAAACAAAGATTACAAGAGCAAAATATCCTGTTATAGATTTCCACTCACATCCTGATGCTAAATCAGAAAAAGAACTAGACGAATGGATTGACACAATGAAAAGCCATAACATTGAGAAATCTATCATCCTAACCTACTCCACTGGGTCTCGTTTTGACAGCATTTATGATATGTACTCTAAATATGGTGATCAAATTGAAGTTTGGTGCGGTTTTGACTATACAGGATACAATGAAAAAGGATGGACGAAAAAAGCTGTAAAAGAGTTGGAAAGGTGTTTTGCCAAAGGAGCAAGAGGTGTTGGCGAGCTAGGCGATAAGGGTCTTGGGCTTTTCTATTCAAAACCATCCATAGCGCCTGGCCTTCATTTAGACGACCCTCGTTTACAACCACTTCTAGAAAAGTGTGGCGAACTAGGTATGCCTATAAGCGTTCATGTTGCTGACCCTTATTGGATGTACTTGCCAATGGATGAAAAGAACGATGGACTTATGAATGCCTATACTTGGAAAGTAAACACATCAGAAGAAGGTGTTCTTACCCATGAAGAATTGCTCTCCACCTTATCAAACGCAGTCAGAAATAATAAGGAAACCACCTTTATAGCGTGCCACTTAGCGAATACCAGCTATGACCTAACCATTTTAGGCAAACTATTGGATGAGCACCCTAATTTATATGCGGATATATCTGCTCGTTACGCAGAGGTTGCGCCGGTCCCTAGAAGTACCAAGGCTTTCTTTACTAAATACAAAGACCGGTTGGTATATGGAACAGATATGGGTATGGCGGCTGACATGTACCAAACTACATTCAGGATTCTTGAAAGTTCTGATGAACATTTTTATGCTTGGGATTATTTCTCATACCATTTGCCTCTTAATGGACTGGATTTAGGTGACGAGACCTTGAAAAAGATTTACCACGAGACTGGTAAAAAATTACTGAAACGATAG
- a CDS encoding CAP domain-containing protein — protein sequence MRFINYVAPAVCCFALFLSCSKESSSSIQEEEEELTTTLNLGARDVAKKLYEDYYLASSNTNTDVAWSGNEQTCEPGAAPEPIRNKILMRLQYFRKAVGLNNTIEEDATKSAKSQQAALMMHANGTLNHFPPETWSCFTSDGKEAAANSLLTSTKNSAAIDSYMRDQGNENYPVGHRRWLLWPRLQEIGIGNTSQYNAVWVLGNPGSAPADAPEFVAWPPEGYLPARLAYSRWSFSIANADFSETTISMKTENGNSVSLQTEELTAIYGDNTIVWQPEVNGNSITEDTTYSITIDNVLINSEPQQFQYKVTLFDPEK from the coding sequence ATGCGATTTATAAACTACGTAGCGCCTGCAGTGTGCTGTTTTGCCTTATTTCTATCATGCAGTAAGGAGAGTAGTTCCTCTATTCAGGAAGAAGAGGAAGAGCTGACTACCACTCTAAATCTTGGTGCAAGAGACGTTGCCAAAAAATTATACGAAGACTACTATTTAGCTTCTAGCAATACAAATACTGATGTCGCTTGGTCCGGTAATGAGCAGACTTGTGAACCTGGTGCTGCCCCAGAGCCTATTAGAAATAAAATCTTAATGCGATTGCAGTATTTCCGAAAGGCGGTAGGTTTAAACAATACCATTGAAGAAGATGCCACTAAGAGTGCTAAATCGCAACAAGCGGCACTAATGATGCATGCAAATGGCACATTGAACCATTTTCCTCCCGAAACATGGAGCTGCTTTACAAGCGACGGAAAAGAAGCCGCAGCTAATTCGCTATTAACATCAACAAAAAATTCAGCCGCTATAGATTCATACATGCGTGATCAGGGTAATGAAAACTACCCCGTAGGGCATAGAAGATGGTTGTTATGGCCAAGACTACAAGAAATTGGCATAGGAAATACCAGTCAGTATAATGCAGTCTGGGTTCTAGGAAATCCTGGAAGCGCTCCAGCAGATGCTCCTGAATTTGTTGCTTGGCCACCAGAAGGGTACCTACCCGCAAGACTGGCCTATTCCAGATGGTCTTTTTCCATCGCAAACGCAGATTTCTCAGAAACAACAATTTCAATGAAAACTGAGAACGGAAATTCCGTTTCTCTGCAAACAGAAGAACTTACAGCTATCTACGGAGATAACACTATTGTATGGCAACCTGAGGTAAACGGTAATTCCATAACAGAAGACACCACATACAGTATTACTATAGACAATGTACTTATCAATTCCGAGCCACAGCAATTTCAATATAAAGTAACCCTTTTTGACCCAGAGAAATAA
- a CDS encoding toxin-antitoxin system YwqK family antitoxin, with amino-acid sequence MKNSIILFALALTMTVGYAQKEKEVKLNKETNLVEATYFHDNGEVSQKGTFDLAGKLHGQWISFDEVGEKVSKGNYNKGVRTGKWLFYSDGVVKEVEFDNNVIANVINKEKKSAVVSKD; translated from the coding sequence ATGAAAAATTCAATCATACTTTTCGCCTTAGCATTAACAATGACAGTAGGGTATGCTCAAAAAGAAAAGGAAGTAAAATTAAATAAAGAAACCAATTTAGTAGAAGCTACTTATTTCCATGATAATGGAGAGGTTAGTCAAAAGGGAACTTTTGATTTAGCAGGAAAATTACATGGCCAGTGGATTAGCTTTGATGAAGTGGGAGAAAAAGTTTCTAAAGGAAATTACAATAAAGGTGTTAGAACCGGAAAGTGGCTTTTTTATAGCGATGGTGTTGTTAAGGAAGTAGAGTTCGATAACAATGTTATTGCAAATGTTATTAATAAGGAAAAGAAATCAGCAGTGGTTTCTAAGGACTAA
- a CDS encoding inorganic phosphate transporter — translation MGENLYLFMIIALAVLAITDLVVGVSNDAVNFLNSAIGSKAVSFKTVMIVASVGIAFGAISSSGMMEVARKGIFNPEHFVFSEIMIIFMAVMITDILLLDFFNTLGMPTSTTVSIVFELLGAAVAISLVKIVGIDGGMSDLWTYINTDKATEIILGILLSVVIAFSVGALVQFVSRLLISFKFEEKPKWVGAIFGGFALTSIIYFILVKGLKSASVFSPEVLEIIANKQFLFILCNFVVWTLLSWLISTLTKINIYTLIIVVGTFALAMAFAGNDLVNFIGVPLAAMESYTSWSNSGIAADQYTMEGLASAVQTPSYLLLLSGIIMVITLWFSSKAKNVVKTSVDLSRQDEGDERFQPNFLSRQIVKFTITASENISGLIPDSILKKMDTRFEKPYVYVPKSRVQDLPAFDLVRASVNLMVASVLISLATSMKLPLSTTYVTFMVAMGTSLADRAWGAESAVYRVAGVLNVIGGWFFTAISAFTAAAIIAYIIHLGGIWAIGALLIIAFLLIGKNYLSHTKKMKETKLEEKLERAESNSIIGVIDESATNISLAIKRANKIYTQSIDGLAKHDIETLKRSKKGIRKFDKEVEDLRDNIFYFIKNLDESSVSTSNFYISILSYLQDMTQSLEYIAKAGYKHVHNNHKKLRFNQIKDLKETDGYLDDLFKEIETIFETKDFLKLTELIINKQALFKKVDLKIHKQVERTRNDESSPKNTALYFSLLLETKDLLVATMNLLETYDQHANTKV, via the coding sequence ATGGGCGAGAACCTTTACCTTTTTATGATTATTGCACTGGCCGTGCTTGCTATAACTGACTTAGTCGTTGGCGTAAGTAATGATGCTGTGAATTTTTTAAACTCTGCAATTGGTTCAAAAGCCGTTTCCTTTAAAACGGTAATGATTGTTGCCAGCGTTGGTATAGCTTTTGGTGCCATATCTTCAAGTGGCATGATGGAGGTTGCCAGAAAGGGTATTTTTAATCCCGAGCATTTCGTTTTTTCAGAAATCATGATCATTTTCATGGCGGTTATGATTACGGACATCCTTTTATTAGACTTCTTCAATACGTTAGGAATGCCAACTTCTACAACTGTCTCTATAGTTTTTGAGCTTTTAGGTGCAGCAGTGGCCATTTCTTTGGTTAAAATTGTAGGTATTGATGGCGGCATGTCAGATCTATGGACCTATATCAATACGGATAAGGCCACAGAAATTATTTTAGGAATCCTACTATCGGTAGTTATCGCTTTTAGTGTAGGGGCGTTAGTACAATTCGTTTCCCGTTTACTGATTTCTTTTAAATTTGAAGAAAAACCAAAATGGGTAGGCGCTATTTTTGGAGGATTTGCGCTAACTTCTATCATTTACTTTATCCTTGTTAAAGGACTTAAAAGCGCTTCTGTCTTTAGTCCTGAGGTTCTAGAAATAATAGCCAACAAACAATTCTTGTTCATTTTGTGCAACTTCGTAGTTTGGACCTTATTATCTTGGTTGATATCCACATTAACAAAAATCAATATTTATACATTAATAATTGTAGTGGGTACGTTTGCCCTTGCTATGGCTTTTGCCGGTAATGACCTCGTAAATTTTATAGGTGTTCCATTGGCCGCTATGGAATCTTATACTTCTTGGAGCAATTCTGGCATTGCAGCAGATCAATATACTATGGAAGGGCTTGCGTCAGCCGTACAGACACCTTCGTATCTGTTATTGTTATCGGGAATAATAATGGTTATTACCCTTTGGTTCTCTTCAAAAGCAAAGAATGTCGTTAAAACTAGTGTAGATTTATCTAGACAAGATGAAGGTGATGAACGTTTTCAACCTAACTTTTTATCTAGGCAAATCGTAAAATTTACTATCACAGCTTCTGAAAACATATCCGGTCTTATTCCTGATTCCATATTGAAAAAAATGGATACTCGTTTTGAGAAACCTTATGTGTATGTACCAAAAAGTAGGGTTCAAGATCTCCCTGCATTTGATTTGGTTCGCGCATCCGTAAACCTTATGGTTGCCAGTGTTCTAATTTCTTTGGCTACTTCAATGAAATTACCGCTTTCCACTACTTATGTGACCTTTATGGTTGCCATGGGAACTTCTTTGGCCGATAGAGCTTGGGGTGCAGAAAGTGCGGTTTACCGTGTAGCAGGTGTTCTTAATGTTATTGGCGGATGGTTCTTTACCGCAATCAGTGCCTTTACCGCAGCAGCTATTATAGCTTACATTATCCACTTAGGGGGTATTTGGGCTATTGGTGCATTACTGATTATCGCCTTCCTTTTAATTGGAAAAAACTATCTTTCTCACACCAAAAAGATGAAAGAGACCAAATTAGAGGAGAAGCTAGAAAGAGCCGAAAGCAACTCTATCATAGGAGTTATTGATGAAAGTGCCACTAATATTTCTCTCGCTATAAAAAGAGCGAATAAAATTTATACACAAAGTATAGATGGTTTGGCCAAACATGACATAGAGACACTTAAGAGAAGTAAAAAAGGGATAAGAAAATTTGATAAAGAGGTAGAGGACCTCCGAGATAATATTTTTTACTTTATTAAAAACCTTGATGAATCTAGCGTAAGCACCAGTAATTTCTACATCTCTATCTTGAGCTATTTACAGGATATGACTCAATCCCTAGAATATATTGCTAAAGCAGGATATAAGCACGTACATAACAACCATAAAAAATTAAGGTTCAACCAAATTAAAGACCTTAAAGAGACTGATGGATATCTGGATGATCTTTTTAAAGAAATCGAAACTATATTTGAAACAAAAGATTTCTTAAAACTTACAGAGCTCATTATTAACAAACAAGCGTTGTTTAAAAAAGTTGATTTGAAAATTCACAAACAGGTAGAACGTACGCGGAATGATGAATCCAGTCCTAAAAACACTGCTTTATACTTTAGCTTACTATTGGAAACTAAAGATCTTCTTGTGGCTACAATGAACTTGCTTGAGACTTACGACCAACATGCAAATACCAAAGTATAA
- a CDS encoding carboxypeptidase-like regulatory domain-containing protein, with protein MKKTLFFLAFICTINLFAQEEGGAIRGTIFDMEMNNEPLLFADVEIKDTKFKTQTNFRGNFEISNVEPGSYILKITFLGYESYEVPVEILASNTLEITQGLQAQTLSLSDMSFADENTIQNSETALTSLEK; from the coding sequence ATGAAAAAGACGTTATTCTTTCTTGCCTTTATATGTACCATAAATCTTTTTGCTCAAGAAGAAGGAGGAGCTATTAGAGGTACCATTTTTGATATGGAGATGAACAATGAGCCTTTATTGTTTGCAGATGTAGAAATTAAGGATACAAAATTTAAGACCCAGACCAATTTTCGTGGCAACTTTGAAATCTCTAATGTTGAACCTGGAAGCTATATACTTAAGATTACCTTTTTAGGTTATGAATCTTACGAGGTTCCTGTAGAGATTTTAGCTTCTAATACTTTAGAAATTACCCAGGGATTACAAGCCCAGACGCTAAGCTTATCAGATATGTCTTTTGCAGATGAAAACACAATACAAAATTCAGAAACCGCACTTACTAGTTTAGAAAAATAG
- the nadD gene encoding nicotinate (nicotinamide) nucleotide adenylyltransferase: MKKVGLYFGTFNPIHIGHLVIANHMVEFSNLDEVWFVVTPQSPFKTKKTLLADNHRYQMVYEATKDYPKLKPSKIEFGLPQPNYTVNTLVHLREKYGKGHDFALIMGEDNLKGFHKWKNYEVILSDYNLYVYPRISVGEIEHQFKGHAKIHKVDAPIMEISSTFIRKNHKEGKNVRPLLPDAVWQYMDEMNFYR, from the coding sequence ATGAAAAAAGTAGGTCTCTATTTTGGCACGTTCAACCCAATACATATAGGGCATTTGGTTATCGCGAACCATATGGTAGAATTCTCTAATTTAGATGAGGTTTGGTTTGTGGTCACGCCTCAAAGTCCATTTAAAACAAAAAAGACCTTACTGGCCGACAATCATAGATATCAAATGGTGTACGAGGCTACAAAAGACTACCCCAAACTTAAACCCAGTAAAATAGAATTTGGATTACCGCAGCCAAATTATACCGTAAATACATTGGTTCATTTGCGAGAAAAGTATGGTAAAGGACATGATTTTGCACTAATAATGGGCGAGGACAACCTTAAGGGATTCCATAAATGGAAGAACTATGAGGTTATTTTAAGCGATTACAATCTCTATGTATATCCAAGGATTTCAGTAGGTGAAATTGAACACCAATTTAAGGGTCATGCAAAGATTCATAAGGTAGATGCGCCCATAATGGAAATCTCTTCCACTTTCATACGTAAAAACCATAAGGAAGGTAAAAATGTTAGACCGTTACTTCCTGATGCGGTTTGGCAGTATATGGATGAGATGAATTTTTACAGATAG
- a CDS encoding 1-deoxy-D-xylulose-5-phosphate synthase, with amino-acid sequence MESLLSHITYPEDLRKLPKEQLPQLAKELREFIIDIVATKEGHLGASLGVVELTIALHYVFNTPDDKLIWDVGHQAYGHKILTGRKEIFDTNRQLGGISGFPKRSESIYDAFGTGHSSTSISAILGMAMAAQLNDKNNRQHIAIIGDASIASGMAFEALNHLGSTNSNVLVILNDNAIGIDPSVGALKKYLTNVKKGIAKDENIFECLNFHYTGPLDGHDLNTLVSELDHLKLVAGPKLLHVITTKGKGLKKAEENQVTYHAPGKFDKLTGELQKKPIVANEPQKYQDVFGHTLVELAQKNKNIVGITPAMPTGSSLKYMMEQIPHRAFDVGIAEQHAVTLAAGMATEGLVPFCTIYSTFLQRAYDQVIHDVAIQNLPVIFCLDRAGIVGQDGATHHGVYDIAYLRCIPNMYVFAPMNETELRHMMYTAQLGLNHPIAIRYPRGRGIQKKWQTPFEKIKIGRARELKKGSEVAILTIGHIGNTVSTVIEEIAEKEKIGHYDMRFIKPLDKKLLINIFKEYKHIITIENGSKIGGFGSAILELANELGYTQKIHILGIDDIFLEHGTVEQLHEQAKIDQLSITKQIKMLLNE; translated from the coding sequence TTGGAATCACTTTTAAGCCATATTACTTATCCCGAAGATTTACGCAAGCTTCCAAAGGAACAACTTCCGCAACTTGCGAAAGAATTAAGGGAGTTTATAATTGATATTGTTGCTACCAAAGAGGGGCATTTAGGTGCTAGCCTAGGAGTTGTTGAACTTACCATTGCCTTGCATTACGTATTTAACACTCCGGATGACAAACTTATTTGGGATGTTGGCCATCAAGCTTACGGGCATAAAATACTAACGGGTAGAAAAGAAATTTTTGATACCAATCGCCAATTAGGGGGTATAAGTGGATTCCCAAAACGAAGCGAAAGCATTTACGACGCTTTTGGTACCGGACATAGTTCCACTTCTATTTCGGCTATTTTGGGTATGGCTATGGCCGCCCAATTAAACGATAAAAACAACAGACAACACATTGCTATAATTGGCGACGCCTCTATAGCTAGCGGTATGGCCTTTGAAGCGCTGAACCATCTTGGCTCTACAAATTCTAACGTATTGGTCATCCTAAACGACAATGCCATTGGAATAGACCCAAGTGTAGGAGCTTTAAAAAAATACCTGACTAACGTAAAAAAAGGTATTGCAAAAGACGAGAACATATTTGAGTGTCTCAACTTTCATTATACAGGTCCTTTAGATGGACATGACCTTAATACACTTGTAAGTGAGCTAGACCATTTGAAGTTGGTAGCCGGACCAAAATTACTGCATGTTATTACCACCAAGGGGAAAGGCTTGAAAAAAGCCGAAGAAAACCAAGTGACATACCATGCACCTGGTAAATTTGACAAGCTAACGGGTGAACTTCAAAAGAAACCAATTGTCGCGAACGAACCTCAAAAATACCAAGATGTGTTTGGACATACGTTGGTAGAATTGGCTCAAAAAAACAAAAATATTGTTGGTATAACACCAGCTATGCCTACCGGAAGCTCTCTAAAATATATGATGGAGCAAATACCGCATAGGGCTTTTGATGTTGGTATTGCGGAACAGCATGCCGTAACCTTAGCCGCAGGTATGGCTACAGAAGGTCTAGTACCATTCTGCACTATTTACTCTACTTTTCTGCAGCGTGCATATGACCAAGTTATACATGATGTGGCTATCCAGAACTTACCCGTTATTTTTTGTTTAGATAGAGCTGGTATTGTTGGCCAAGATGGCGCAACCCATCATGGTGTTTATGATATTGCCTATTTGAGGTGTATACCCAACATGTATGTTTTTGCTCCTATGAACGAAACCGAACTTCGCCATATGATGTATACTGCTCAGTTGGGATTGAATCATCCTATAGCCATTAGGTACCCAAGAGGTAGGGGCATTCAAAAAAAGTGGCAGACTCCTTTTGAAAAAATAAAAATTGGAAGAGCTAGAGAATTAAAAAAAGGCTCTGAAGTTGCTATATTAACTATTGGTCATATCGGAAATACCGTTTCTACTGTTATAGAAGAAATTGCAGAAAAGGAGAAAATTGGTCATTACGATATGCGGTTTATAAAACCGTTGGATAAAAAGCTACTTATTAATATATTTAAGGAATACAAACACATAATAACCATTGAAAATGGCAGTAAAATAGGTGGTTTTGGGTCTGCAATCCTGGAATTAGCAAATGAACTTGGGTACACCCAAAAGATTCATATTCTTGGTATTGATGACATTTTCTTAGAACATGGCACTGTAGAACAATTACACGAACAAGCCAAAATTGACCAACTAAGTATAACAAAACAAATAAAAATGCTACTTAATGAATAA
- a CDS encoding DUF3078 domain-containing protein, whose protein sequence is MNNSPTTFYLFIFLFCICLHQVSGQAQDSIPPVKKEFVDYVVIDTTVVDTVVIRKTQDKIKFVPRSVDLMNPVISFNRTNALDEKPNRFKIPSFWTTVNKLGANFSEVAFVNWNAGGNNSISALGNARFERNYKFRYIQWDNYMEMRYGLNVQDEQKLRKTDDAIRFSSTFGLQRDTISNWYYSAKANFNTQFSNGYSYPDRSTPISRFMAPGYSFLGAGTSYITKNQKFNLYISPITQKATFVLDEDLANKGSFGVERAIYDDDGNVVKEGEKIFLEFGFLVTNQYEKEIMKNMILKNRLSLYTDYLRKFGNIDIDWELNFDLKVNKYVLTTIGTHIIYDDDIRFDEELNANGSVLNPGKTRIQFKQLLGVGVSYIF, encoded by the coding sequence ATGAATAACTCCCCTACTACCTTTTACCTATTTATTTTTCTCTTCTGCATTTGTCTTCACCAAGTTTCTGGGCAGGCCCAAGACTCTATACCTCCTGTAAAAAAAGAATTTGTTGATTACGTGGTAATAGACACAACTGTAGTAGACACCGTAGTGATAAGAAAAACACAAGACAAAATAAAATTTGTTCCGCGTAGTGTAGATTTAATGAATCCTGTTATTTCATTTAATCGCACTAATGCTCTAGACGAGAAACCTAATAGATTTAAGATTCCATCTTTTTGGACAACGGTCAACAAACTTGGCGCCAATTTTAGTGAGGTGGCATTCGTAAACTGGAACGCGGGTGGTAACAACTCCATATCTGCCTTGGGAAATGCCCGTTTTGAAAGAAATTACAAATTTCGTTATATACAGTGGGATAATTATATGGAGATGCGCTACGGCCTTAACGTACAGGACGAGCAGAAATTAAGGAAAACAGATGATGCCATCCGCTTTAGTTCCACCTTTGGTCTTCAACGAGACACCATTAGTAATTGGTATTATTCAGCAAAAGCCAACTTCAACACGCAATTTTCCAATGGTTATTCATACCCTGATAGATCAACACCAATTTCTCGTTTTATGGCACCGGGCTATTCATTTTTAGGAGCAGGAACATCCTACATTACTAAAAATCAAAAATTTAATCTTTACATTTCGCCTATCACTCAAAAGGCAACATTTGTTTTAGATGAGGACTTAGCCAATAAAGGTTCTTTTGGTGTGGAAAGGGCAATTTATGATGATGATGGTAACGTTGTTAAAGAAGGGGAAAAGATTTTTCTAGAATTTGGTTTCTTAGTTACGAATCAGTACGAGAAAGAAATAATGAAAAATATGATTTTAAAAAATCGTTTAAGCCTTTATACGGATTACCTCAGAAAGTTTGGGAATATAGATATAGATTGGGAACTTAATTTTGACTTAAAAGTCAACAAGTATGTTTTAACCACCATAGGCACTCATATTATATATGATGATGACATTCGTTTTGACGAAGAACTAAATGCCAATGGCAGCGTATTAAACCCAGGCAAAACCCGTATACAATTCAAACAATTACTTGGAGTTGGCGTCTCTTATATCTTTTAA
- a CDS encoding nucleoside deaminase, whose translation MIQPFDDTYYMKKALQEAEAAYEKQEVPIGAIIVIQDRIIARAHNLTEQLNDVTAHAEMQAITAAANFLGGKYLQNCTLYVTLEPCQMCAGALYWSQISKIVYAAKDPQRGCGVMGTKLHPKTEIVGGLLETEASDLLKRFFAERRNKN comes from the coding sequence ATGATACAGCCTTTTGATGACACCTATTACATGAAAAAAGCACTTCAAGAAGCAGAAGCTGCTTATGAAAAGCAAGAGGTGCCGATTGGGGCTATTATAGTTATACAAGACCGGATTATTGCTCGTGCACATAACCTTACGGAACAATTGAATGATGTTACGGCCCACGCAGAGATGCAAGCTATTACAGCTGCAGCTAATTTTTTAGGGGGTAAATATTTACAGAACTGTACCCTTTATGTAACCCTAGAGCCTTGCCAGATGTGTGCTGGCGCACTGTATTGGAGTCAGATATCGAAAATAGTATATGCCGCAAAAGACCCACAAAGAGGTTGCGGGGTTATGGGAACGAAATTACATCCAAAAACGGAAATAGTAGGTGGTCTTTTAGAAACCGAAGCAAGTGATTTATTAAAGCGATTTTTTGCTGAAAGAAGAAACAAGAACTAA